Proteins co-encoded in one Erinaceus europaeus chromosome X, mEriEur2.1, whole genome shotgun sequence genomic window:
- the LOC103126604 gene encoding small ubiquitin-related modifier 2-like, with product MANEKPKEGVKTENNDHINLKVAGQDGSVVQFKIKRHIPLSKLMKAYCERQGLSMRQIRFRFDGQPINETDTPAQLEMEDEDTIDVFQQQTGGVYCLFQLYLEDPDPWNTGNLGTPHLFHCPTFISGFNQPFVFRLLQMKVKCKILTLAGITENMRFSHSR from the exons ATGGCCAATGAAAAGCCCAAGGAAGGAGTCAAGACTGAGAACAACGACCATATTAATCTGAAGGTGGCGGGTCAGGATGGTTCGGTGGTGCAGTTTAAGATTAAGAGGCATATACCACTTAGTAAACTAATGAAAGCCTATTGTGAACGACAGGGATTGTCAATGAGGCAGATCAGATTCCGATTTGACGGGCAGCCAATCAATGAAACAGATACACCTGCACAGTTGGAAATGGAGGATGAAGATACAATTGATGTGTTCCAGCAGCAGACAGGAGGTGtctactgtc TTTTCCAGTTATACTTAGAGGACCCTGACCCATGGAATACTGGTAACCTTGGAACTCCACACCTATTTCATTGTCCCACTTTTATCAGTGGCTTCAACCAACCTTTTGTCTTCAGGCTTCTTCAGATGAAAGTCAAGTGCAAGATTTTAACATTAGCAGGTATCACAGAAAACATGAGGTTTTCCCATAGTAGATAA